A window of uncultured Gellertiella sp. genomic DNA:
GGAGGCAAAGCCGCAGGCGCTTTGCGTCTGGCCGCTGAACAGCACCAGTTTCGGCCTTTCATAGGTGCCGCCGCTGGCCTTGAAGATCCCCGTCCAGGCATCCTCGGTGGTACCGAGCACGGTGCGCACGAAGGAGGTCATTTCATCCGCGGCAATCCCGCCGCTTGCAGACGAGCTTTGCGACTGGGTAATACCCGGCCCCCGCGGGCTGCCGCCATCCAGCAGCTGGCCCGCATCGATGCCCATCATCTTAAGCACGAAATAGACGACGACGAGCAGCAGCATCATCTTCCAGCTGCCGCCGGCAAGCCGGATGCCGCCAAGCGGACCGCCGCCGAAACCGCCACCGCCAAGCCCGCCGCCAAAGCCACCGCCGCCGAGACCGCCGTCACTGCGGCGATCCTCGATGTTGTCCGACTCGCGCTCTCCCCGCCATTTCATCTCTTTGTCCTCCCCCGGGCGCGCGCGCCTCATTATGCATCAAACATATCGCATCTATCTCGGAAACAAAGAGCGGTTTGGCAAGGGTGCCGGGATTGCGAAAGCCGGTATCAAACCCCATCACCTTAAGGCCCGGGCGGGGCCGCCATCACTTTCCTGCGGAATCCGGAAAATAGAGGGTTCCGTTCGCGGGCACATTTGCCTATAAGCCCGGTCTAGCCTTTTATCGCCCATCAGACGCACGCCCGGCCCGGTGACCTCCCACCCTGGCCGGTTTTTCGCGCACGCCAGACACGACAGGACTAAACCCATGCCGAAGCGCCAAGACTTGAAATCGATCCTCATCATCGGTGCGGGGCCGATTGTCATTGGTCAGGCCTGCGAGTTCGACTATTCCGGCACCCAGGCCGTGAAGGCGCTGAAGGAAGAGGGCTACCGGGTCATTCTGGTCAATTCCAACCCGGCAACCATCATGACCGACCCGGGCCTCGCCGACGCCACCTATGTCGAGCCGATCACGCCGGAGGTGGTGGCCAAGATCATTGCCAAGGAACGTCCCGACGCGCTGCTGCCCACCATGGGCGGCCAGACGGCGCTGAACACCGCGCTCTCGCTGAAGCGGATGGGCGTGCTCGACCGCTACAATGTCGAGATGATCGGCGCCAAGCCTGCCGCCATCGACATGGCCGAAGACCGCGCCCTCTTCCGCGAGGCCATGGCCCGCATCGGGCTCGAAACCCCGCGCTCGCTGCTGGCCAATGCCACGGATATCAAGGATCTCGACCGCAAGGCGCATGTTGCCGAACGGGACAAGCTGAAGGCAAGCCTTTCCGGCTCGGCTCTCGACACGGCGCTCGACGAGCTCGAGAACCAGTGGAACCTCGGCGAGACCGACCGCAAGCAGCGCTACATGAGCCATGCGATGGCGATTGCCGCGCAAGCCATCGATGTCGTCGGACTGCCCGCCATCATCCGCCCCTCCTTCACCATGGGCGGCACCGGCGGCGGCATTGCCTATAACCGCTCGGAATTCTTCGAAATCGTCAACAGCGGCCTCGATGCTTCCCCCACCACCGAAGTGCTGATCGAGGAATCGGTGCTCGGCTGGAAGGAATACGAGATGGAAGTGGTCCGCGATACCGCGGACAATTGCATCATCATCTGCTCCATCGAGAATATCGATCCGATGGGCGTCCATACCGGCGATTCGATCACGGTTGCCCCGGCACTGACGCTGACGGACAAGGAATACCAGATCATGCGCAACGCCTCGATTGCGGTGCTGCGCGAGATTGGTGTCGAGACCGGCGGATCAAACGTGCAGTTTGCCGTCAATCCGAAGGACGGCCGGCTGGTCGTCATCGAAATGAACCCGCGCGTGTCGCGCTCCTCCGCCCTTGCCTCCAAGGCCACCGGCTTCCCGATTGCCAAGATCGCCGCCAAGCTTGCCATCGGCTATACGCTGGACGAACTCGACAACGACATTACCGGCGGTGCGACACCCGCCTCCTTCGAGCCGTCGATTGACTATGTCGTCACCAAGATCCCGCGCTTTGCCTTCGAGAAATTCCCCGGTGCCGAGCCGACGCTGACCACCGCGATGAAGTCGGTCGGCGAAGTCATGGCCATCGGTCGCACCTTTGCCGAATCGCTGCAGAAGGCGTTGCGCGGGCTGGAAACCGGGCTGACCGGTCTCGACGAGATCGAAATTCCCGGCATCAATCCCGAGGCCAAGGGCATCGATGACAAGAACTCGATCCGCGCCGCCATCGGCACGCCGACGCCGGACCGGCTGCGGATGGTTGCCCAGGCGCTGCGCCTTGGCATGAGCGAGCAGGAAGTCCACGAGGGCTGCAAGATCGACCCCTGGTTCATCGCCCAGCTGAAGGCCATCGTCGACATGGAGGCCCGGGTGCGCGAGCACGGCCTGCCAGAAGATGCGGAAAACCTCAGGATGCTGAAGGCCATGGGCTTTTCCGATGCGCGGCTGGCGACGCTGTCCGGCAAGCGCCCGAAGGAAGTGGCGGAAAAGCGCAATGCGCTGAACGTCCGCCCGGTCTTCAAGCGCATCGATACCTGTGCGGCCGAATTCGCCTCGCCGACCGCCTACATGTATTCCACCTACGAGACGCCCTTTGCCGGCGAGACCCGCTCGGAAGCCCAGATTTCCGACCGCAAGAAGGTGGTGATCCTCGGCGGTGGCCCGAACCGCATCGGCCAGGGCATCGAGTTCGACTATTGCTGCTGCCATGCCGCCTTCGCGCTGAAGGAAGCGGGCTATGAAGCGATCATGATCAACTGCAACCCGGAAACCGTCTCGACCGACTACGACACCTCCGACCGGCTCTATTTCGAGCCGCTGACGGCGGAAGACGTGATCGAGATCCTGAAGGCCGAACAGACCAATGGCACGCTGCATGGCGTCATCGTCCAGTTCGGCGGCCAGACGCCGCTGAAGCTTGCCGAAGCGCTGGAAAAGAACGGCATCCCGATCCTCGGCACCGCGCCTGACATGATCGACCTTGCCGAAGACCGTGACCGCTTCCAGAAGCTGCTGATGAAGCTCGACCTCAACCAGCCGAACAATGGCATTGCCTATTCGGTCGAACAGGCGCGGCTCGTCGCCTCGGAAATCGGCTTCCCGCTGGTGGTGCGCCCGTCCTACGTGCTCGGTGGCCGCGCCATGCAGATCATCCATTCGGAAGGCATGCTGCAGAGCTACCTGCTCGACACGGTGCCGGGACTGGTGCCGGAGGATATCAAGCAGCGCTATCCCAACGACAAGACCGGCCAGATCAACACCCTGCTCGGCAAGAACCCGCTTCTGTTCGACAGCTACCTGACCAATGCCACCGAAGTCGACGTCGATGCGCTCTGCGACGGCGAAAGCGTCTTCGTCTCCGGCATCATGGAACATATCGAGGAAGCAGGCATCCATTCCGGTGACAGCGCCTGCTCGCTGCCGCCGCATTCGCTCTCCACCGACGTGCTGGACGAGCTGGAACGCCAGACGGTGGCGCTTGCGAAAGCGCTCCATGTCGGCGGCCTGATGAATGTGCAATATGCGATCAAGGACGGCACGATCTATGTGCTGGAAGTCAACCCGCGCGCCTCGCGCACGGTGCCCTTCGTCGCCAAGACCATCGGCGCGCCGATTGCCAAGATTGCCGCCCGGATCATGGCCGGGCAGAAGCTGGATGACGCCATCGCCGTCTATGGCACGAAGCCGGACCTGCGCAATCTCAAGCATATCGCCGTCAAGGAGGCGGTCTTCCCCTTCGCCCGCTTCCCCGGCGTCGATACGCTGCTCGGCCCGGAAATGCGCTCGACCGGCGAGGTCATCGGCCTCGACACCGATTTCGCGCTGGCCTTTGCCAAGTCGCAGCTGGGGGCCGGTGTCGACCTGCCGCGCGAAGGCACGGTCTTCGTCTCGGTGCGCAACGAGGACAAGGAACGGGTGCTGCCCGCCATAAGGCTGCTGACCAGCATCGGCTTCAAGGTGCTCGCCACCGGCGGCACCGCCCGCTTCCTCGCCGAACAGGGCATTGCCGCCACCAAGATCAACAAGGTGCTGGAAGGCCGCCCGCATATCGAGGATGCCATCCGAAACCGCCAGGTCCATCTGGTGTTCAACACCACTGATGGCACCAAGGCGCTGTCGGATTCAAAATCGCTGCGCCGCGCCACGCTGATGCAGAAGGTGCCCTATTACACCACCATGGCCGGCGCCCACGCCGCCGCCGAAGCCATCCGGGCGCTGAAGGCCGGCAATCTCGAAGTTCGCCCGCTGCAGGGCTATTTCGCCTGATGGAAAGGTGGAAGCCCTATCGCAGGGCTTCCACCAACTCATCCAGTGCGGTCACGACTTCTGGCGAAATCTCGCTTCTCTTCGCGAAACCCACGAGCACATGATAGTCTGTCTTTTGCATCCTGTTTGAGCGGCCCAGACGCTCGAAGTAATTGATGAATATATTATCCAGCGTATGATCAGACACTTTGGTGTCATCGCCCCAGGGATCTTGTCGCAGTATTTTGCTGGCACCCTCTACCTCTTCAATAGAAGATTTCATCGCCGCAATGTTCTGGTCAATCTGGGCCCTCTCAAGCAGATCATCCTTGTTTCCGCTGTCCGCATAGCGGAAGAGCACATCGGGCAGCGGCAGATAATTTTCAATTTCACGCTTGCTCCAGATGTGATGTTTTATATCAAATCCGTCAGGCAGAGGCCGATGAAGCCTGTCAAACAACGCAAACGCTTTCAGTCTGGGGCACGCATGCTTCAAGCCGAAAAAATGTGCCTGAGCACTGGTTGGCTGATTGGCGACGTAGTGAACGAAGGGCTCGGAAAGGATCTCCTGCGCCGGGTGGTTCAGGAGTTTGGCAAAGCTCCTCAGAAACTGCAGGTCCGTCGACCCTTCCAGATACAAAACATAGCCTTTGCGCTCAGCCTGATAATAATCATCAGCCCGAATGTCCTTCAGTGATTTTGCAATCTGCGAACTGGCTCCCCGGTCGTCAATTCTGCGCGGAAGCCCCAGAAAGCCGATCAAGACGTCACGATCCATGGCCTCCTGCATCACCACTTCCGAGTGGCTCGCAATGATGATCTGACTTCCTGATCGCTGGGCAATATCGGCCAGCACACCATAAACCTGTCTCTGTTTCAAAACTTCGAGATGCGCGTCTGGTTCATCCAGCAACAGGGTTGAGCCGGGGTTGCCCTCCATATAGGACAGCAGCAAGAGGACTTGCTTCAGCCCGCTACCCGCAGACGTCAACGGGAATTCAACGCCGTTCTCGGAATAGGTGAGGTTGATAATGCCGCGTGCGGGGTCGCGCTGCGGCTTGTGCATTTTCACGCCGAAGATGGCCCGAACCCCTTTGGTGACACGATCCCAGCTTTCCTCGCCGTTTTGCCAGGCCGCCAGACACAGGTTGCGCAGGACTTCACCAGACCGGCCCTCCCCGAGCAGGACATTTACCCTCCCCGACTGCAATTCGGGTTCATCCGTCAGGATGCCGGAAAGCGGTGGAAGCAGGTTTATCCTTTCGGATTTGGCTTCTTCCGGAACAGGCATTCGACCAGCACCATCCGCCGTTGCCAGGGGTCGGCAATAGAAGCTCTCCGGATTTGCGTAATCGAATTCCAGACCACATGACCAGGGCTTTCCGCCGGTTTCACCCCAGGCTGTCGTTTCAATCAGAATATTTTCAGTATGTTGCTTCCCGGCTTCGTTGCGGCTGACGTTTCTCACCCGCAACTTTTGCCAAAGATGCTTTGCATCACTTACCGGAACCTGCGTGAGTCCCAGCCGGGGTATCGTCACGCCCGGCCTTTTTTCTGCATTCTTCTTTCGCTCCGATGTCCAAATCTGCAGACCGGCGTTCCAGAGCAACAGGGCTTGCAAGGCAGAGGATTTGCCACCGTTATTCGGCCCAATGAACACCACAACATCACCAAGCTCGACTTCGAATTCCTCGAATCGCTTGAAATTGCGAGCCTTAAATTTGGTCAGCACTTGGCAACGTCCCCTGAAGCGATCTTGACGATCACCTTTGATGCCTTCCTCGCAGGAATCAAGAGATAGCTCTTTACAAACAGGGCAGCCTTCTATATTTAACCACTAGGATAATTAACCAATCGGATTAATGACCATGCCAGATCCGCTTTCCGATACCCTGTTTGCGTTGGCCGATCCGACGCGGCGGGCTATTCTGGCGCGGTTGTCGCGGGGTGAGGCGACGGTCAACGAGCTGGCTGAACCCTTTGCGATGAGCCTGCCTGCGGTCTCCAGGCATCTGAAGGTGCTGGAGCGTGCGCATCTGATCTCGCGCAGCCGCAGCGCCCAGTGGCGGCCGTGCAAGCTGGAGCCGGAGCCGCTGAAGGCGCTTGATGGCTGGCTTCAGGCGTACCGGGACCTCTGGGAAAACAGGTTCGACCGGCTGGAGGCCTATCTCGACAATTTGCAGGTCAAAGAGCGCAGGGAGCCAAGCGATGACACCTGACCGGATGGAAATTCTGACCAGCCGGGTGTTCGACACCACGGTCGGGCGGCTCTATGGCTGCTTTGCCGATGCCGCGATCTTGCCGCTCTGGTGGGGGCCGGATGGCTTTACCAACACGATTTCCCGCTTCGACCTTGTCCCCGGTGGCGAATGGCATGTGACCATGCATAATTCGAATGGCGAGGATTTCCACAATCGCTTCACCTTTCAGGAGATCGTGCCGGGCGAGCGGATCGTGATGCTGCATCACGAGCCCATCCATGTCTTCACGCTGGAAATGACCTTCAGTCCGTCTTCCGACGGCGCGCGGCTGGTCTGGCGGATGCATTTTGACAGGAATGCGGAAAATCTGGCGCTGAAGAAATTCATCGCCGCCGCCAACGAACAGAATTTCGACCGGCTGGCAGCCGTGCTTGCCGCCCCTGACGGAGACAGATGAGATGAACGCGAACCTGATCGACCCGGAAAGAACCATCGAAATCACCCGCCTCGTCCGGGCACCGCGCGAGCTGGTTTTCGCCGCCTTCACCGATCCCGCCCATATCGACCAGTGGTGGGGGCCGGACGGTTTTCGCAATGAAACCCATGAGATGGATTTTTCCGAGGGCGGGCTCTGGCGCTACACGATGCATGGTCCGGATGGCAAGGCCTGGCCGAACTGGATCCGCTACACCACCATCCGCAGGCCGGAACGGATCGAATATGACCATGGCGGCGAGATCGGCGAGCCCGCGCATTTCAAGGGATCGACCACGTTCGAGGTGAAAGGTGACAGCACGCTTGTCACGCTCCGGCTGATCTTCGCCACCGCCGAGGCCCGCAATGCGACGCTGAAATATGGGGCCGTCGAAGGCGGCCAGCAGACGCTTGCCCGTCTTGCCGCCCATGTCACGATGCTTTCGGCCTCGCGGATATAGACCATCCCGCCCGCCCCGGCGGCCTGTTGCAGCCATGCACAGTTTTTATGGCGCTTCGTGATGATTTGCTGAAACAGGCTTTGTGATCCGTCGCCTGATTTGCTATCCTAGATGGTGATCTCAGATAGCAATTGCCATGAGGGCCCGGAGGAGCATGCCGTCAAGACGCGCCGGACAGCGGGAATGGATCGGGCTGGGCGTTTTGTCCATCGCCTGCCTGATCTATTCCATGGATCACTCGGTCCTGTACCTGATCCTCCCTGCAGTTGTGGCAGACCTGCATCCGCACGCCGCCGAGATCCTGTGGATCAACGATATCTATGGCTTCATGGTGGCCGGCTTTCTGGTGACCATGGGCACGCTGGGCGACCGCTATGGCCGGCGGCGGGTGCTGTTGCTCGGCGCGGCGGGCTTCGGGGCGGCATCGGTGCTGGCGGCCTGGTCGACGACGCCTGCCATGCTGATTGTGGCGCGCGCCCTGCTTGGCATTGCGGGAGCCACCATTGCCCCCTCCACGCTGTCGCTGGTGGCCAATCTCTTTCCCGATGCACGGGATCGAAACCGGGCGATCGGCATCTGGGGCATGGCCTTTGCCATCGGCGGGCTGATCGGCCCTGTTATCGGTGGTTTTCTGCTGCGCTATTTCGGCTGGGGTTCGGTCTTCCTGATCAATGTGCCCGCCATGCTGGTGCTGCTCACTGCAGGCCCCTTCCTGCTGCCGGAATTCACCACCCGTGCAGCGGGCAGGCTCGATCTGCCCAGTGTGGTCCTGTCGCTGGTCGCGGTCCTCACCTGCATCTACGGCATCAAGCAGGTCGCGGCGGACGGGGTCTCGCTGCCGGGCGGGGTGGCGATCCTTGCCGGGCTTGCCCTCGGCGTCATCTTTGTCCAGCGCCAGTCATGGCTTGCCGATCCGATGATCGACCTTGCCTTTTTCCGCCTGCCGCAGTTTTCGGCCGCATTGGCGGTCAACATGCTGGGCGTGCTCTTCGTCTTTGGCCTCAGCCTGTTCCAGAGCCAGTATCTGCAACTGGTGCTGGGCCTCACGCCGCTGGAAGCAGGCCTCTGGACGTCAGCACCGTCGATGGTCTTCATCCTGATGTCGTTGCAATCCCACCGGATTGCCAGCCGGTTCGGGCCGGTGCCGACCGTGATCGGCGGTCTCGTGCTCAACGCCCTCGGCGATCTCCTGATGGGTGTCTCCGCCATCCATCACAGCCTGTTTGGGCTGCTGGCCGGGCATATGGTTGTTGCCATCGGTTTTGTGCCGGTGGTTCTGACCACCACCAGCCTGA
This region includes:
- the carB gene encoding carbamoyl-phosphate synthase large subunit, which produces MPKRQDLKSILIIGAGPIVIGQACEFDYSGTQAVKALKEEGYRVILVNSNPATIMTDPGLADATYVEPITPEVVAKIIAKERPDALLPTMGGQTALNTALSLKRMGVLDRYNVEMIGAKPAAIDMAEDRALFREAMARIGLETPRSLLANATDIKDLDRKAHVAERDKLKASLSGSALDTALDELENQWNLGETDRKQRYMSHAMAIAAQAIDVVGLPAIIRPSFTMGGTGGGIAYNRSEFFEIVNSGLDASPTTEVLIEESVLGWKEYEMEVVRDTADNCIIICSIENIDPMGVHTGDSITVAPALTLTDKEYQIMRNASIAVLREIGVETGGSNVQFAVNPKDGRLVVIEMNPRVSRSSALASKATGFPIAKIAAKLAIGYTLDELDNDITGGATPASFEPSIDYVVTKIPRFAFEKFPGAEPTLTTAMKSVGEVMAIGRTFAESLQKALRGLETGLTGLDEIEIPGINPEAKGIDDKNSIRAAIGTPTPDRLRMVAQALRLGMSEQEVHEGCKIDPWFIAQLKAIVDMEARVREHGLPEDAENLRMLKAMGFSDARLATLSGKRPKEVAEKRNALNVRPVFKRIDTCAAEFASPTAYMYSTYETPFAGETRSEAQISDRKKVVILGGGPNRIGQGIEFDYCCCHAAFALKEAGYEAIMINCNPETVSTDYDTSDRLYFEPLTAEDVIEILKAEQTNGTLHGVIVQFGGQTPLKLAEALEKNGIPILGTAPDMIDLAEDRDRFQKLLMKLDLNQPNNGIAYSVEQARLVASEIGFPLVVRPSYVLGGRAMQIIHSEGMLQSYLLDTVPGLVPEDIKQRYPNDKTGQINTLLGKNPLLFDSYLTNATEVDVDALCDGESVFVSGIMEHIEEAGIHSGDSACSLPPHSLSTDVLDELERQTVALAKALHVGGLMNVQYAIKDGTIYVLEVNPRASRTVPFVAKTIGAPIAKIAARIMAGQKLDDAIAVYGTKPDLRNLKHIAVKEAVFPFARFPGVDTLLGPEMRSTGEVIGLDTDFALAFAKSQLGAGVDLPREGTVFVSVRNEDKERVLPAIRLLTSIGFKVLATGGTARFLAEQGIAATKINKVLEGRPHIEDAIRNRQVHLVFNTTDGTKALSDSKSLRRATLMQKVPYYTTMAGAHAAAEAIRALKAGNLEVRPLQGYFA
- a CDS encoding AAA family ATPase; amino-acid sequence: MLTKFKARNFKRFEEFEVELGDVVVFIGPNNGGKSSALQALLLWNAGLQIWTSERKKNAEKRPGVTIPRLGLTQVPVSDAKHLWQKLRVRNVSRNEAGKQHTENILIETTAWGETGGKPWSCGLEFDYANPESFYCRPLATADGAGRMPVPEEAKSERINLLPPLSGILTDEPELQSGRVNVLLGEGRSGEVLRNLCLAAWQNGEESWDRVTKGVRAIFGVKMHKPQRDPARGIINLTYSENGVEFPLTSAGSGLKQVLLLLSYMEGNPGSTLLLDEPDAHLEVLKQRQVYGVLADIAQRSGSQIIIASHSEVVMQEAMDRDVLIGFLGLPRRIDDRGASSQIAKSLKDIRADDYYQAERKGYVLYLEGSTDLQFLRSFAKLLNHPAQEILSEPFVHYVANQPTSAQAHFFGLKHACPRLKAFALFDRLHRPLPDGFDIKHHIWSKREIENYLPLPDVLFRYADSGNKDDLLERAQIDQNIAAMKSSIEEVEGASKILRQDPWGDDTKVSDHTLDNIFINYFERLGRSNRMQKTDYHVLVGFAKRSEISPEVVTALDELVEALR
- a CDS encoding metalloregulator ArsR/SmtB family transcription factor, which produces MPDPLSDTLFALADPTRRAILARLSRGEATVNELAEPFAMSLPAVSRHLKVLERAHLISRSRSAQWRPCKLEPEPLKALDGWLQAYRDLWENRFDRLEAYLDNLQVKERREPSDDT
- a CDS encoding SRPBCC domain-containing protein, with the translated sequence MTPDRMEILTSRVFDTTVGRLYGCFADAAILPLWWGPDGFTNTISRFDLVPGGEWHVTMHNSNGEDFHNRFTFQEIVPGERIVMLHHEPIHVFTLEMTFSPSSDGARLVWRMHFDRNAENLALKKFIAAANEQNFDRLAAVLAAPDGDR
- a CDS encoding SRPBCC family protein; translation: MNANLIDPERTIEITRLVRAPRELVFAAFTDPAHIDQWWGPDGFRNETHEMDFSEGGLWRYTMHGPDGKAWPNWIRYTTIRRPERIEYDHGGEIGEPAHFKGSTTFEVKGDSTLVTLRLIFATAEARNATLKYGAVEGGQQTLARLAAHVTMLSASRI
- a CDS encoding MFS transporter, whose amino-acid sequence is MPSRRAGQREWIGLGVLSIACLIYSMDHSVLYLILPAVVADLHPHAAEILWINDIYGFMVAGFLVTMGTLGDRYGRRRVLLLGAAGFGAASVLAAWSTTPAMLIVARALLGIAGATIAPSTLSLVANLFPDARDRNRAIGIWGMAFAIGGLIGPVIGGFLLRYFGWGSVFLINVPAMLVLLTAGPFLLPEFTTRAAGRLDLPSVVLSLVAVLTCIYGIKQVAADGVSLPGGVAILAGLALGVIFVQRQSWLADPMIDLAFFRLPQFSAALAVNMLGVLFVFGLSLFQSQYLQLVLGLTPLEAGLWTSAPSMVFILMSLQSHRIASRFGPVPTVIGGLVLNALGDLLMGVSAIHHSLFGLLAGHMVVAIGFVPVVLTTTSLIVGSVPAARSGSASALSETGAEFGGALGIALLGSFGAFFYRKYMRAVDTGTVPANHVPIVRGSLAGAVHTAQHVLKGLPTPWLTEARGAFTQAYFLTTVIAAACLLLLAVLAGRALGQQPACDVTGEDPQALCG